The following proteins are co-located in the Spirochaetales bacterium genome:
- a CDS encoding ABC transporter ATP-binding protein, with product MMLRCESLRKSFAGPEGEEAVTVLRGISFSVNRQETVAIAGPSGSGKSTLLHIIGTLDVPDQGSVFLDDNDLFGLSENDRARLRNSSIGFVFQFHHLLPQCSVLENILLPTLPRSSALSKKEAAERADYLLERTGLFPRRNYRPPRLSGGELQRASVARALINKPLLLLADEPTGSLDSATSEKLTRLLLDLNREEETALIVVTHSLELAACMERRYHLKNGKLEKDGR from the coding sequence ATGATGTTACGATGCGAAAGCCTGCGAAAAAGTTTCGCAGGCCCCGAGGGAGAGGAAGCGGTCACGGTCCTCAGGGGTATTTCATTTTCCGTAAACCGGCAGGAAACAGTGGCGATCGCCGGCCCTTCGGGGTCGGGAAAGAGCACACTGCTTCATATCATCGGAACACTCGATGTCCCCGATCAAGGCAGCGTGTTTCTCGACGATAACGATCTGTTCGGACTTTCGGAAAACGACCGGGCACGGCTGCGAAACTCGTCAATCGGATTCGTTTTTCAGTTTCATCACCTTCTTCCCCAGTGCAGCGTACTTGAAAATATCCTTCTCCCCACACTGCCCCGGTCCTCCGCACTCTCGAAAAAAGAAGCGGCCGAACGGGCGGATTACCTTCTCGAACGGACGGGCCTTTTCCCACGGAGAAACTACCGCCCACCGCGGCTTTCAGGCGGTGAATTGCAGCGGGCAAGTGTCGCGCGCGCCCTCATTAATAAGCCGCTTCTCCTTCTTGCGGACGAACCGACCGGTTCTTTAGATTCGGCGACGTCGGAAAAACTCACCCGGCTTCTTCTCGATCTCAACAGGGAAGAAGAAACGGCGCTGATCGTCGTCACGCATTCGCTTGAACTGGCGGCCTGCATGGAAAGGCGATATCATCTTAAAAACGGAAAACTGGAAAAGGACGGCCGATGA
- a CDS encoding (2Fe-2S)-binding protein, producing MVSLIINGIKVEVNRGATLLDAARIAGIEIPTLCFLEGKAPFTSCMICLVEDTGRGTLVPACSTPAEEGMVIETGNRRVLDSRRETLGLLISEHAGDCRAPCSRACPSGLPIPSVLRMIRKGNFRDAVNLITRYIPFPAIIGRICPAPCEKVCRLGRVEPPIAISLIERFCGDLEGRVLSPAPVSTPRDRPENPKRIAVIGAGPAGLAAAYRLLSLGYRPDIFEKEDGPGGGLHRMVSDGRLPLSVLYDEITKRLGDTAGFHYHTAIGVDLSLDELKKSFTAVLFATGEAASSDAKTLIPLRLHGPDKGFGTDFLTGEEGVFACGAAVRPMRMAVRALVHGKEAADTVHRVLTGQKAPVSTKAYDCRMGHIGNKEISAIHSTLPAVERIDVKKGSQKEFSKEEIIGETMHCLHCDCHSPVSCRLRKYATDYGVILPEDVSSGRRPWTRDSSHPEVVFEPGKCIKCGICVRLTEDNRHMRGMSFLGRGPETAVAPPFEIPVSGALGTLAVICAQSCPTGALALKESEDNDNDI from the coding sequence ATGGTGTCATTGATAATAAACGGAATAAAAGTAGAGGTCAATCGCGGCGCGACCCTGCTGGATGCGGCTCGTATCGCCGGGATCGAAATCCCGACGCTCTGTTTTTTGGAGGGGAAGGCGCCGTTTACTTCATGCATGATCTGCCTCGTCGAAGATACGGGACGGGGCACCCTCGTTCCGGCATGTTCGACACCCGCCGAAGAAGGTATGGTGATCGAGACCGGCAATCGCCGCGTCCTTGATTCACGAAGGGAAACCCTCGGGCTGCTTATAAGCGAGCACGCGGGGGACTGCAGGGCGCCGTGCAGTCGTGCCTGTCCTTCGGGTCTTCCAATTCCGTCGGTATTGAGGATGATTCGGAAAGGGAATTTCAGGGATGCGGTGAACCTCATCACCCGCTATATCCCCTTTCCCGCCATTATCGGCCGTATTTGCCCGGCACCATGCGAAAAGGTGTGCCGATTGGGGCGGGTGGAACCCCCCATCGCCATTTCCCTGATCGAACGGTTTTGCGGCGATCTTGAAGGCCGGGTACTATCGCCGGCGCCCGTTTCCACTCCCCGCGACCGGCCGGAAAACCCGAAACGTATCGCCGTCATCGGCGCGGGTCCCGCCGGTCTCGCGGCCGCGTACCGGCTGCTTTCACTCGGCTACCGGCCCGATATCTTTGAAAAAGAGGACGGGCCGGGTGGCGGCCTCCACCGCATGGTATCGGACGGCCGTCTGCCGTTATCGGTCCTGTATGATGAAATCACGAAGAGGCTCGGCGATACTGCCGGATTTCACTATCATACGGCGATCGGGGTCGACCTGTCCCTTGACGAACTCAAGAAATCCTTTACCGCTGTATTATTTGCGACAGGGGAAGCGGCATCGTCTGATGCAAAGACGTTGATACCGCTCCGGCTTCACGGTCCGGATAAGGGCTTCGGAACCGATTTTCTTACGGGTGAGGAAGGCGTGTTCGCCTGCGGGGCTGCGGTACGGCCCATGCGGATGGCCGTCCGGGCCCTCGTTCACGGAAAAGAGGCCGCGGATACCGTTCACAGGGTTCTAACCGGTCAAAAGGCGCCTGTCAGCACCAAAGCGTATGACTGCAGGATGGGACATATCGGGAACAAGGAAATCAGTGCGATTCATTCGACGCTCCCGGCCGTTGAAAGAATCGACGTAAAAAAAGGATCTCAAAAGGAGTTCTCAAAAGAGGAAATAATCGGAGAAACCATGCATTGTCTCCACTGCGACTGTCATTCACCGGTCTCATGCCGTCTCAGAAAATACGCGACCGACTACGGCGTCATCCTACCGGAAGACGTCTCCTCTGGGCGCCGGCCGTGGACGAGGGATTCGAGTCATCCGGAAGTCGTCTTTGAACCGGGAAAATGCATCAAATGCGGCATATGCGTCCGTCTGACGGAAGATAACCGCCACATGCGCGGAATGAGTTTTTTGGGCCGCGGCCCGGAGACGGCCGTCGCACCGCCGTTCGAAATTCCGGTATCCGGGGCGCTGGGTACACTCGCGGTCATCTGCGCGCAATCGTGTCCCACCGGAGCGCTGGCATTAAAAGAAAGTGAGGATAACGACAATGATATATAG
- a CDS encoding cAMP/cGMP-dependent 3',5'-cyclic-AMP/GMP phosphodiesterase, whose translation MSSAHQRGRTKMESLVELKERVTKLPRGGYLVQSPIGYIQFGSPPETIKDTMTLPDSVPRIFVLPRMLFHRQKGISIAELEFPVYYNFFIKKKKTLIIGTREQISRLIRTLHEAVFGPKDVSLSKDVNPSSQNIVLPDLRKEMNYFRGNFHFKDLVGLGFFKNNRYAIDNITILVDDNKDFDVFFDDTKIAHIPGMIEYKAKFNIGERLPEPYNPPLFGVTCLGPSHGFDPTENTSGYVIWLNHNGIMVDPPVNSTEWLENSNVNPKLIDSIILTHCHADHDAGTFQKILEEGKITVYATRTVINSFLRKYAALSDEPISYLSRLFRYHPIYLGQPVFIHGGEFNFFYTLHSIPTVGFTLKFQDQTFVYSSDHQGDPDVQKKLYDLGVLHEDRYAQLRGFPWESKVIYHESGIPPLHTPIAYLNSLTEDIQKKIVVYHIAKKDFPPQTDLTLATFGIENTLYFETEAPRYEKMYQILGLLKHLDFFDSLPVEKVQEFVSIIREEHFDKGQTIIQQGTKGDKFYIISSGNVAINSDELVTNKVASTYEYFGEIALMTEKPRAADVIAETDVTAYTIEKNKFLSFISGTEFELTLQRLIKNRENVIWNVLASCPLFNRLSSYQKTWLESILVLIEYEGAGVLIEEGKPIENIYIINKGEVIVTQKGKYISTLKRSNFIGAMHKIHRSEPAEYTFRHEDSISLLTLKKEDVLEFVNKNPGVGMMHTLDF comes from the coding sequence ATGTCATCTGCTCATCAACGCGGCAGAACGAAAATGGAATCGCTTGTCGAATTGAAAGAACGTGTCACAAAACTGCCCCGGGGGGGATACCTGGTACAATCCCCTATCGGGTATATCCAGTTCGGTTCTCCGCCGGAGACGATCAAGGACACCATGACGCTTCCCGATTCCGTCCCCAGAATTTTTGTCCTTCCCCGCATGCTTTTTCACCGGCAGAAAGGAATCAGTATCGCGGAACTGGAGTTTCCGGTCTATTACAACTTTTTCATTAAAAAGAAAAAGACCCTCATTATCGGAACACGCGAACAGATTTCGCGGCTGATACGTACCCTCCACGAGGCGGTCTTTGGTCCCAAGGATGTCAGTCTTTCAAAGGACGTTAACCCGTCGAGTCAGAATATCGTACTCCCGGACCTGAGAAAGGAAATGAATTACTTTCGGGGCAATTTCCACTTCAAGGATCTTGTCGGATTGGGATTTTTCAAAAACAATCGTTACGCCATCGACAACATCACGATTTTGGTCGACGACAATAAAGATTTCGACGTATTCTTCGATGATACCAAAATCGCACATATTCCCGGTATGATCGAATACAAGGCAAAGTTCAATATCGGAGAGCGTCTTCCCGAACCATATAATCCCCCGCTCTTCGGTGTCACCTGCCTGGGGCCCAGTCACGGTTTCGATCCCACGGAAAACACATCGGGCTACGTGATCTGGCTCAATCACAACGGGATTATGGTCGACCCGCCCGTCAATTCGACCGAATGGCTCGAGAATTCGAATGTCAATCCCAAACTCATCGACAGCATTATTCTCACCCACTGTCACGCGGACCATGACGCGGGGACCTTTCAGAAGATACTCGAAGAGGGCAAGATCACCGTGTATGCGACCCGTACGGTCATCAACAGCTTCCTGAGAAAATACGCGGCCCTCTCCGATGAACCGATTTCCTATTTGAGCAGGCTTTTCAGATATCATCCGATATATCTCGGCCAGCCGGTATTCATTCACGGCGGTGAGTTCAATTTCTTTTACACGCTGCATTCGATTCCCACCGTGGGCTTTACTCTTAAATTCCAGGATCAGACCTTTGTTTATTCGTCCGACCATCAGGGCGACCCCGACGTGCAAAAAAAGCTGTACGATCTCGGTGTTCTCCACGAGGACCGCTATGCGCAGCTTCGGGGTTTTCCGTGGGAAAGCAAGGTCATCTACCATGAATCGGGGATACCCCCCCTGCATACTCCTATCGCCTATCTCAATTCACTCACGGAAGATATACAGAAAAAGATCGTTGTCTATCATATTGCAAAGAAAGACTTCCCCCCGCAAACCGATCTTACCCTCGCCACCTTTGGTATCGAAAACACCCTCTATTTTGAAACGGAAGCCCCACGGTATGAAAAGATGTACCAGATACTCGGGCTGCTCAAACACCTCGATTTCTTCGACAGTCTGCCGGTTGAAAAAGTACAGGAGTTCGTGAGCATTATCCGGGAAGAACACTTCGATAAAGGACAGACGATCATACAACAGGGAACAAAAGGGGACAAATTTTACATCATTTCCTCCGGCAATGTCGCTATAAACTCGGATGAACTCGTCACGAACAAGGTCGCGAGTACATACGAATACTTTGGCGAGATCGCGTTGATGACGGAGAAACCGCGCGCCGCTGACGTTATCGCGGAAACGGACGTTACCGCCTATACGATAGAAAAAAACAAATTCCTGAGCTTCATCAGCGGAACCGAGTTCGAGCTGACCCTGCAGCGCCTTATCAAAAACAGGGAAAACGTCATCTGGAATGTCCTTGCCTCATGTCCGCTTTTCAACCGGCTGAGTTCATACCAGAAGACATGGCTCGAATCCATACTTGTCCTGATCGAGTACGAGGGCGCCGGCGTGCTGATTGAAGAAGGCAAACCGATCGAAAACATCTACATTATCAACAAGGGAGAGGTCATCGTCACCCAGAAAGGGAAATACATATCGACCCTCAAGCGAAGCAATTTTATCGGCGCCATGCATAAAATCCACCGCAGTGAGCCGGCGGAATATACTTTCCGGCACGAGGATTCCATATCCCTCCTTACATTAAAGAAGGAAGACGTGCTCGAATTCGTCAACAAGAATCCCGGTGTTGGAATGATGCATACGCTGGATTTTTGA
- a CDS encoding PQQ-binding-like beta-propeller repeat protein has protein sequence MIYRRITVCSLVIMFVAAFCFSEAAGSASVSGAVWPVFRGNRELSGSTNTDVPEKPVLLWTYKTGDAIRSSPVGNEKVLYIGSDDGVLYALARANGKKIWSFSTRDAIEAPPLLFDNMVLAGTLGGVFYACNAETGKVIWSFDAGSRITGSANYTIGKPGKSNHVLFGCYDANLYCLDAGTGQKVWNFETGGYINGAPSVSENRIIFGGCDAFLRIIDTVTGKQEKEIKIGSYIPGSVAIDEKHAFVAHYGGALVCVDYRSSSFVWEYLNKDEEAFFTSPAYGNNCVIIGSQDGVIHCVDKAKGTLLWTFDTGTEVKSSAVIAGEKAVVCSMDGFIYLLKRSSGQKLWTYETGNAISGSPAVINGMLIVGCEDGLVYAFGEGV, from the coding sequence ATGATATATAGAAGAATAACCGTGTGTTCGCTTGTAATCATGTTCGTTGCCGCATTCTGTTTTTCGGAGGCGGCGGGATCCGCGTCCGTTTCCGGTGCGGTATGGCCCGTTTTTCGGGGAAACAGGGAACTTTCCGGCAGTACGAATACCGATGTACCGGAAAAACCGGTCCTTCTCTGGACGTACAAAACAGGGGATGCGATCCGGTCGTCGCCGGTCGGTAATGAAAAAGTATTGTACATCGGTTCGGATGACGGAGTACTTTACGCGCTCGCGCGCGCGAACGGGAAAAAAATCTGGTCGTTTTCGACCCGGGATGCGATCGAAGCTCCGCCCCTTCTTTTCGACAATATGGTTCTCGCGGGCACCCTGGGGGGAGTTTTTTACGCATGCAATGCCGAAACGGGAAAAGTCATCTGGTCGTTCGACGCCGGGTCGAGGATAACCGGATCGGCAAACTACACGATCGGAAAGCCGGGAAAAAGCAACCATGTCCTTTTCGGATGTTACGATGCCAACCTCTATTGTCTCGATGCCGGGACGGGACAGAAAGTCTGGAACTTCGAAACGGGGGGGTATATCAATGGCGCGCCCTCGGTCAGCGAAAACCGGATCATCTTCGGGGGGTGCGACGCCTTTCTCAGAATCATCGATACCGTCACCGGCAAACAGGAAAAGGAGATAAAAATCGGCTCATATATTCCGGGTTCCGTTGCCATTGACGAAAAGCATGCATTTGTCGCACACTACGGGGGGGCACTTGTTTGCGTGGATTACCGGTCCTCCTCGTTCGTATGGGAATACCTCAATAAAGACGAAGAAGCTTTTTTCACTTCTCCGGCATACGGAAACAACTGTGTCATTATCGGATCGCAGGACGGCGTCATCCACTGCGTTGACAAAGCAAAGGGAACGCTTCTCTGGACCTTTGACACGGGGACGGAGGTAAAGAGCAGCGCCGTCATTGCCGGCGAAAAGGCGGTTGTCTGTTCCATGGACGGCTTTATCTACCTGCTAAAGCGTTCATCCGGCCAAAAACTCTGGACATACGAGACGGGAAATGCCATTTCAGGTTCCCCGGCGGTTATCAACGGGATGCTGATTGTCGGCTGCGAAGACGGCCTGGTATACGCGTTCGGCGAGGGGGTGTGA
- a CDS encoding ABC transporter permease, translating into MKPGMLSYIAQSIIGHRRTNLGIFAGAVFSTAVLLGAMIVGDSLRYSLKEHTKTRLGKTEYILMPGSRFIRTSLADELSKELHTPTAPAVRLSGIVSSPDGTLRMGGVQIFGIDDRFWQFGTASSYNPAFSENEAAVNRLFVEKTGLTPGDTFLLRFRYRESIPYNVIFSEKEDKSVSLKLSVKDIVPDDSMGRFDLRIHQEAPLTVYLPLRLLSRTAGFPGKANLILIAQRQNGILKEQKLIRALKKVWGPQDAGIRFERIPGTGITRLTSERLFLPQNISAAGLSADKSARGMFTYFINTISLGDRTTPYSFVSAPGDTSVPVDMGDREIIISDWLARDLHAKKGDTIEFSYFIPASGAVRDGREAEDDGREAEDDGRETSDSLIEVSSSFTVRDIIPLEKIKGLEYFVPYFPGLTDAGTCADWNPGIDIDLSRIREKDEAYWNEYGAAPKAVVTLDRAQSMWSNTFGNLTAIGYTSSRPLQELEAAVMKRLDPSEAGFAFVPVMEKGLAAGSESVDFGGLFLGLSFFIILSTLLIIGLLFVFEVEYRSGELGLLKALGFRNGEISFLFRTEGLIIGAAGSITGGLVGILYDKLILYGLSTIWIGAVGTTSLRLYVDPVTFSIGILLSTGLSFLVMTAATGKLLKTPITRLQREGKTFHLRFLKNRYIGSILIIILCIAGMTVIVVGTGGNLTGTQAHFFMLTGALTLALLLAVFNLILIFSGKSARKHSPGIAGMGFQSLSHNRKRSITVAGILACGIFIIVTVGANRKAPLATPAQRSSGTGGFTLIGTSTLPIHTDLNTAFTGSFDNGMEGTIRFVAMNVHEGDDASCLNLNKIAEPQIIGVDPREFSHRHAFSFASVMPEVSDKNPWLILEEEDGDAVPAIADQTVITWGLGKAVGDTLTYLDERGSPVHIRLMAGLSNSIFQGNIIISSRHFNLLFPSEDGYRLFLADSPRSDSPRLEEILENRFRSFGLEMEPTIERLARFNVVENTYLSMFLMLGGLGLLIGTIGFGVLLLRNMAERKKEGAILTAIGLPRSTIFLIGVFPNSILLAAGILAGCLASFISLLPVIVSQGQTVPFDVVGIITTGIVVHGCIWVLLAARYAVKGKIIDVLRNE; encoded by the coding sequence ATGAAACCGGGGATGCTTAGTTATATCGCACAAAGCATCATCGGTCACCGGCGTACCAACCTCGGTATTTTCGCGGGCGCGGTCTTTTCGACAGCGGTCCTCCTCGGGGCGATGATTGTCGGGGATTCGTTACGTTACAGTCTGAAAGAACATACGAAAACCCGTCTCGGGAAAACGGAATATATACTCATGCCCGGAAGCCGGTTCATCCGGACATCGTTAGCGGATGAATTGTCGAAGGAACTTCATACCCCCACGGCACCCGCCGTGCGTCTCTCCGGAATCGTCAGTTCGCCTGACGGCACCCTTCGGATGGGCGGCGTGCAGATTTTTGGAATTGACGACCGGTTCTGGCAATTCGGTACCGCTTCGTCCTACAATCCCGCTTTTTCCGAAAACGAAGCGGCGGTCAACCGGCTGTTCGTCGAAAAAACGGGCCTCACACCCGGCGATACATTTCTGCTGCGCTTCAGATACCGGGAATCGATCCCGTACAATGTCATCTTTTCCGAAAAAGAGGATAAATCGGTTTCACTCAAACTTTCCGTCAAGGATATCGTGCCGGACGATTCGATGGGACGCTTCGACCTTCGGATACATCAGGAGGCACCCCTTACCGTTTATCTTCCCCTGCGTCTTCTTTCCCGAACCGCCGGATTTCCCGGTAAAGCCAATCTTATCCTCATCGCACAGCGTCAAAACGGTATCCTGAAAGAGCAGAAACTCATACGGGCGCTTAAAAAGGTTTGGGGGCCGCAGGATGCGGGAATACGTTTCGAACGGATTCCGGGAACGGGCATCACCCGATTGACTTCGGAACGGCTTTTCCTTCCCCAAAATATTTCGGCCGCGGGGCTTTCGGCGGATAAAAGCGCCAGGGGTATGTTCACCTATTTCATCAATACGATCTCTCTCGGGGACCGCACGACTCCCTACAGTTTCGTGTCTGCACCGGGAGACACCTCCGTCCCCGTGGATATGGGTGACAGGGAAATTATAATATCCGATTGGCTTGCCCGCGACCTTCATGCAAAAAAGGGGGACACTATCGAGTTTTCCTATTTTATTCCCGCCTCGGGAGCCGTAAGGGATGGCCGGGAGGCCGAAGACGACGGCCGGGAAGCCGAAGACGACGGCCGGGAAACTTCGGATTCACTCATCGAGGTCTCCTCTTCATTTACCGTCCGCGATATTATCCCCCTTGAAAAAATAAAGGGTCTCGAATACTTCGTCCCGTATTTCCCCGGCCTTACCGATGCGGGAACGTGTGCGGACTGGAATCCGGGCATCGATATCGATCTATCACGCATCCGTGAAAAGGATGAGGCGTACTGGAACGAATACGGAGCCGCCCCGAAAGCCGTTGTCACCCTCGATCGTGCACAATCGATGTGGAGTAACACATTCGGAAATCTCACCGCAATCGGCTATACATCATCGAGGCCGCTTCAGGAACTCGAAGCCGCGGTAATGAAGCGACTCGATCCTTCGGAAGCGGGTTTTGCCTTTGTCCCCGTCATGGAAAAAGGCCTTGCGGCGGGCAGTGAATCGGTCGATTTCGGCGGTCTGTTTTTGGGATTGAGTTTTTTCATCATCCTCTCCACACTCCTCATCATCGGTCTGCTCTTTGTGTTCGAAGTCGAATACCGGTCCGGTGAACTCGGCCTGCTTAAAGCTCTTGGTTTCCGAAACGGGGAAATTTCTTTTCTTTTCCGCACCGAAGGACTCATTATCGGCGCGGCCGGTTCGATAACCGGTGGTCTTGTCGGTATTCTCTATGACAAACTGATTCTCTATGGACTGTCGACCATCTGGATCGGGGCCGTCGGAACAACATCCCTTCGCCTTTATGTCGATCCGGTCACATTCTCAATCGGTATTCTCCTGAGCACGGGATTATCCTTTCTCGTCATGACCGCGGCAACGGGAAAACTACTCAAAACACCGATCACCCGCCTTCAGCGGGAAGGGAAAACGTTTCACCTGCGATTTCTGAAAAACAGATACATCGGAAGCATCCTCATCATCATCCTCTGCATTGCCGGTATGACGGTGATCGTGGTTGGAACGGGTGGAAATCTTACCGGAACTCAGGCCCACTTTTTCATGCTTACCGGCGCCCTTACCCTCGCATTGCTTCTGGCCGTTTTCAACCTCATCCTTATTTTTTCAGGAAAAAGCGCGCGAAAGCATTCGCCGGGTATCGCGGGTATGGGATTTCAAAGCCTTTCACACAACAGAAAACGAAGCATCACCGTGGCCGGTATCCTCGCGTGCGGTATATTCATCATCGTCACGGTCGGCGCGAACCGTAAAGCGCCGCTTGCGACCCCCGCGCAGCGTTCCTCCGGAACCGGCGGATTTACCCTCATCGGAACATCCACCCTGCCGATTCATACCGATCTCAATACGGCATTCACCGGCTCATTCGATAACGGCATGGAAGGGACAATCCGTTTTGTCGCCATGAACGTGCATGAGGGCGATGATGCAAGCTGTCTCAATCTCAACAAGATAGCCGAACCGCAGATTATCGGTGTCGATCCGCGGGAATTTTCCCACCGCCATGCCTTTTCATTCGCTTCCGTGATGCCGGAGGTCTCAGACAAGAATCCATGGTTGATCCTCGAAGAAGAAGACGGCGATGCCGTCCCTGCGATCGCGGATCAAACGGTGATTACCTGGGGACTCGGTAAGGCAGTCGGCGATACGCTTACCTATCTCGATGAACGGGGATCGCCGGTTCATATCAGACTGATGGCGGGCCTCTCCAATTCGATATTCCAGGGAAATATTATTATTTCCTCGCGTCATTTCAACCTGCTGTTTCCTTCGGAAGACGGATACCGGCTTTTTCTTGCGGACAGCCCCCGGTCGGACAGCCCCCGGCTCGAGGAAATACTTGAAAACAGATTCAGGAGTTTCGGATTGGAAATGGAACCGACGATAGAACGGCTTGCCCGTTTCAATGTTGTGGAAAACACCTATTTATCCATGTTTTTGATGCTCGGCGGACTGGGACTACTCATCGGAACAATCGGATTCGGTGTTCTCCTTCTGCGAAATATGGCGGAAAGAAAAAAGGAAGGAGCGATTCTCACGGCGATCGGGCTTCCCCGCAGCACTATTTTTCTCATCGGTGTTTTCCCGAATTCGATCCTCCTCGCTGCCGGCATTCTCGCAGGCTGTCTCGCGTCATTTATCTCACTTTTACCGGTAATCGTATCGCAGGGCCAGACCGTCCCGTTTGATGTCGTCGGGATTATCACAACCGGTATCGTCGTTCACGGATGTATCTGGGTACTACTGGCAGCCCGTTACGCTGTTAAGGGAAAAATAATCGATGTATTGAGAAACGAGTGA